One segment of Fuscovulum ytuae DNA contains the following:
- a CDS encoding glutathione S-transferase family protein, with translation MYRLFGVQDFANLAVHVALEEAGVPYEAVFLDADKGELRSTDHLARQPMGLVPALETPEGPVFETGACLLYLGERHGLAPAPGAAERGAFLSWFVFVNNGLHTAVMDLIHPYRVSEDHARIVAEAARARLLERMAALEAVAQTRPSWLSADRPGVLGIYISMLLRWMQAFPWAGDLAISAQDFPALLAIAQACEARPAAQRAGAANGLSGPFFSDPEV, from the coding sequence ATGTACAGGCTGTTTGGCGTTCAGGATTTCGCGAATCTGGCGGTGCATGTGGCGCTGGAAGAGGCGGGCGTGCCTTATGAGGCGGTCTTTCTGGATGCGGATAAGGGTGAACTGAGATCGACAGACCATCTGGCGCGGCAGCCGATGGGCCTTGTGCCTGCGCTGGAAACGCCGGAGGGGCCGGTTTTTGAAACCGGGGCCTGTCTGCTTTACTTGGGCGAACGGCATGGGCTGGCCCCCGCCCCCGGCGCGGCGGAGCGGGGGGCGTTCCTGTCATGGTTCGTCTTCGTCAATAACGGGCTGCATACGGCGGTGATGGACCTGATCCACCCCTATCGGGTGAGCGAGGACCATGCCCGCATCGTGGCCGAGGCCGCGCGGGCGCGGCTTTTGGAGCGGATGGCGGCGCTGGAGGCGGTTGCGCAAACGCGCCCAAGCTGGCTGTCGGCGGATCGGCCCGGCGTTCTGGGGATTTACATTTCCATGCTGTTGCGATGGATGCAGGCCTTTCCGTGGGCCGGCGATCTTGCCATTTCCGCACAGGACTTTCCCGCGCTGCTGGCCATAGCGCAGGCTTGCGAGGCACGGCCCGCGGCGCAGCGCGCAGGCGCGGCGAATGGCTTGAGCGGGCCTTTCTTCAGCGATCCGGAGGTCTGA
- a CDS encoding thiamine diphosphokinase → MNPPIVQSFDGVTLVGGAPVSRAAFRLALSYAPQLVAADGGADRALAAGHIPKAVIGDFDSISDAARAALGPNRLFPIAEQATTDFDKVLRSVSAPFTLALGFTGARIDHGLAVFNTLVRHADRRCLVLGPRDVVFHCPPQISLRLLPGDRLSLFPMARVTGRSTGLDWPIDGLTLAPDGMIGTSNRVSAREVRLEVDSPGLLVILPRARLDAALRSLLGEGWQPPPASPSR, encoded by the coding sequence ATGAATCCCCCCATTGTTCAATCGTTCGATGGGGTCACACTGGTTGGCGGTGCGCCTGTGTCGCGGGCGGCGTTCCGTTTGGCCCTGTCTTATGCGCCCCAGTTGGTCGCCGCCGATGGCGGGGCGGACCGGGCCCTTGCCGCAGGCCATATCCCCAAGGCTGTGATCGGTGATTTCGATTCGATTTCCGATGCCGCCCGCGCGGCCCTTGGCCCCAACCGCCTTTTCCCCATCGCGGAACAAGCGACGACCGATTTCGACAAGGTGCTGCGCTCCGTCTCGGCCCCCTTCACGCTGGCGCTGGGCTTCACTGGGGCGCGGATCGACCATGGGCTTGCGGTCTTCAACACCCTTGTCCGCCATGCGGATCGGCGCTGCCTCGTCCTTGGTCCGCGCGACGTGGTCTTTCACTGCCCGCCGCAGATCAGCCTTCGCCTTCTACCGGGGGATCGCCTGTCGCTTTTCCCCATGGCGCGCGTCACGGGACGCAGCACGGGCCTTGACTGGCCCATCGACGGGTTGACGCTTGCCCCCGATGGGATGATCGGCACGTCCAACCGTGTCTCGGCGCGTGAGGTGCGGCTTGAGGTCGACAGCCCCGGCTTGCTGGTCATCCTGCCGCGCGCGCGCCTCGATGCCGCGCTCAGATCGCTTCTGGGGGAAGGCTGGCAGCCGCCGCCCGCTTCGCCTTCGCGCTGA
- a CDS encoding L-serine ammonia-lyase, with protein sequence MFLSVFDMFKVGVGPSSSHTMGPMVAGARFLDKMRASPFHFRGLRASLHGSLAFTGVGHATDRATILGLAGFEPATYDAAKAEAVLDDIKARKVIEVPGLGEMAFDPGRDLVFDYGPALPGHANGMILKATDAQGDVIMEETYYSIGGGFVLTAAELDEAGGAKAKARADVPYPFEKADEMLAMAKASGLSIAQMKRANELKFRSATDLDKGMERIWQVMNDCITRGMAGEGILPGGLKVRRRAKGIHDALMAERGLNMTPPHTINDWMSLYAMAVNEENAAGGQVVTAPTNGAAGVVPAVIRYWLDHVPGASASRVGEFLLTAAAVGGLVKHNASISGAECGCQAEVGSAAAMAAAGLCAVLGGTPEQVENAAEIALEHHLGMTCDPVKGLVQVPCIERNGLGAIKAVSAASLALRGDGIHLVSLDVCIETMRQTGRDMHEKYKETSLGGLAVNVPNC encoded by the coding sequence ATGTTCCTTTCCGTCTTCGACATGTTCAAGGTGGGGGTCGGCCCCTCCTCCAGCCACACGATGGGGCCGATGGTGGCGGGGGCGCGGTTTCTGGACAAGATGCGCGCTTCGCCCTTTCATTTCCGAGGGTTGCGCGCGTCCTTGCATGGGTCGCTGGCCTTTACCGGGGTGGGCCATGCGACGGATCGGGCGACGATCCTTGGGCTGGCGGGGTTTGAGCCCGCGACTTACGATGCCGCAAAGGCCGAGGCGGTGCTGGACGATATCAAGGCCCGCAAGGTGATCGAGGTGCCGGGTCTGGGCGAGATGGCCTTTGATCCGGGGCGTGATCTGGTTTTCGACTATGGCCCGGCCCTGCCCGGCCATGCCAATGGCATGATCCTGAAGGCGACAGACGCGCAGGGCGATGTGATCATGGAAGAGACCTATTATTCGATCGGCGGCGGGTTCGTTCTGACGGCGGCGGAACTGGACGAGGCAGGCGGGGCCAAGGCCAAGGCGCGGGCGGATGTGCCCTATCCGTTTGAAAAGGCCGATGAGATGCTGGCAATGGCCAAGGCATCGGGCCTTTCCATCGCGCAGATGAAGCGGGCGAATGAGTTGAAGTTCCGCTCGGCCACCGATCTGGACAAGGGGATGGAACGCATCTGGCAGGTGATGAACGATTGCATCACACGGGGCATGGCGGGCGAAGGCATCCTGCCCGGTGGCCTGAAGGTGCGGCGTCGGGCAAAGGGCATCCATGATGCGCTGATGGCGGAGCGGGGGCTGAACATGACGCCGCCGCATACGATCAATGACTGGATGTCGCTTTATGCGATGGCGGTGAATGAGGAAAACGCGGCGGGCGGGCAGGTGGTGACCGCCCCCACCAATGGCGCGGCAGGCGTGGTGCCTGCGGTGATCCGCTATTGGCTGGATCATGTGCCGGGGGCCTCGGCCAGCCGGGTGGGGGAGTTTCTGCTGACGGCGGCGGCGGTGGGCGGGCTGGTCAAGCACAACGCATCGATCAGCGGAGCGGAATGCGGCTGTCAGGCCGAAGTGGGTTCGGCGGCGGCGATGGCAGCGGCGGGGCTGTGCGCCGTTCTGGGCGGAACGCCCGAGCAGGTGGAGAACGCCGCCGAGATCGCGCTGGAACATCATCTGGGCATGACTTGCGACCCGGTGAAGGGTTTGGTGCAGGTGCCCTGCATCGAACGAAACGGGCTGGGCGCGATCAAGGCGGTATCGGCAGCGTCCTTGGCGCTGCGCGGGGATGGCATCCATCTGGTGAGCCTTGACGTCTGCATCGAAACGATGCGCCAGACGGGGCGGGACATGCACGAGAAATACAAGGAAACCAGCCTTGGCGGGCTGGCCGTGAATGTGCCGAATTGCTGA
- a CDS encoding DegQ family serine endoprotease, whose amino-acid sequence MSLALGSALDVSARGAPESFADLAEQISPSVVNITTSAMVAAPADGGPMVPEGSPFEDFFRDFMNPDGGPGGPREPRRSEALGSGFVISEDGYIVTNNHVIEGADEVEIEFFSGERLKAEIVGKDPKTDIALLKVASDKPLPFVQFGNSDLMRVGDWVMAMGNPLGQGFSVSAGIVSARGRELSGTYDDYLQTDAAINRGNSGGPLFNMDGQVIGVNTAILSPNGGSIGIGFSMASNVVTKVVDQLREFGETRRGWLGVRIQDVTADVAEAMGLPEAAGALVTDVPEGPAREAGMQAGDVITTFDGTDIASSRDLTRQVADSPVGSAVPVIVLRDGKSTTLSVTLGRREEAEAEEAIPAAAEKPAEPQNLELLGLTLAPVTAEIAQQLGLPEGTEGLAVTAVDAASEAYGKGLREGDVITEAGQQPVARLQDLEDRVTEAREAGRKSLLLLVRRAGDPRFVALSIEETAEQ is encoded by the coding sequence ATGTCGCTTGCGCTGGGATCGGCGCTTGATGTCTCCGCGCGTGGCGCGCCAGAAAGCTTTGCTGATCTCGCAGAACAGATCAGCCCCTCGGTCGTGAACATCACCACCTCGGCCATGGTCGCCGCCCCGGCGGATGGCGGCCCGATGGTCCCCGAAGGATCGCCCTTCGAGGATTTCTTCCGTGATTTCATGAATCCCGATGGCGGCCCCGGCGGCCCCCGCGAACCCCGCCGGTCCGAGGCGCTGGGATCGGGCTTCGTCATCTCAGAAGATGGCTATATCGTCACCAACAACCACGTCATCGAAGGCGCGGATGAGGTGGAGATCGAATTCTTCTCGGGCGAAAGGCTCAAGGCCGAAATCGTGGGCAAGGACCCCAAGACCGATATCGCCCTTCTGAAAGTCGCCTCGGACAAACCGCTGCCCTTCGTGCAATTTGGCAATTCCGATCTGATGCGCGTGGGCGATTGGGTCATGGCCATGGGCAACCCGCTGGGTCAGGGCTTTTCCGTCTCGGCGGGCATCGTCTCCGCCCGTGGGCGCGAATTGTCGGGCACCTATGACGACTATCTGCAAACCGACGCCGCCATTAACCGGGGCAATTCGGGCGGCCCGCTCTTCAACATGGATGGTCAGGTCATCGGCGTGAATACGGCGATCCTGTCGCCCAATGGTGGCTCCATCGGCATCGGCTTTTCGATGGCCTCCAACGTCGTGACCAAGGTGGTCGATCAGTTGCGCGAATTCGGGGAAACCCGCCGTGGCTGGCTGGGCGTCCGCATTCAGGACGTGACCGCCGATGTGGCCGAAGCGATGGGCCTGCCCGAAGCCGCAGGTGCCCTTGTCACCGACGTGCCCGAAGGCCCGGCGCGCGAGGCGGGCATGCAGGCGGGTGATGTCATCACCACCTTCGACGGCACCGACATTGCCTCCTCCCGCGACCTGACCCGTCAGGTGGCCGACAGCCCGGTCGGCTCTGCCGTCCCGGTGATCGTGCTGCGCGATGGGAAATCGACGACCCTGTCCGTCACCCTTGGCCGCCGCGAAGAGGCCGAGGCCGAAGAGGCCATCCCCGCTGCCGCCGAAAAGCCTGCTGAACCCCAGAACCTTGAACTTCTGGGCCTGACGCTGGCCCCGGTCACGGCTGAGATCGCCCAGCAACTGGGCCTGCCCGAAGGCACCGAAGGCCTTGCCGTCACCGCCGTCGACGCGGCGTCCGAGGCTTATGGAAAAGGTCTGCGCGAAGGCGACGTGATCACCGAGGCAGGCCAGCAGCCCGTCGCGCGGCTGCAAGATCTGGAAGACCGCGTGACCGAGGCGCGCGAAGCAGGGCGCAAGTCGCTGCTTCTTCTGGTGCGCCGTGCGGGCGACCCGCGCTTTGTCGCGCTGTCGATAGAAGAGACGGCAGAACAGTGA
- a CDS encoding DUF2065 family protein — protein sequence MIWLLLGLGLVLVIEGLALALAPSRIRAVLEFLASLPPDRARLIGLLAMALGTGLVALAFHLLA from the coding sequence ATGATCTGGCTGCTTCTGGGCCTTGGCCTTGTGCTTGTGATCGAGGGGCTGGCGCTTGCGCTGGCCCCTTCGCGCATTCGGGCGGTGCTGGAGTTCCTCGCCTCCCTGCCACCAGACCGCGCGCGCCTGATCGGCCTTCTGGCCATGGCCCTTGGCACGGGCCTTGTCGCGCTGGCCTTTCACCTCCTTGCCTGA
- the gor gene encoding glutathione-disulfide reductase has product MSFDTDLFVIGGGSGGVRAARIAAAEGGARVMLAEESRMGGTCVIRGCVPKKLMVFASAFPEMVEDANAYGWRVKSEGFDWPRFRTSLEAELDRLENAYRSTLLNAGVTIHDTRATVIDPHTVRLATGDTITTKHILIATGGWPFVPDIPGKELAITSNDIFHLDSLPKRALVVGGGYIASEFACILHGLGVEVAQYYRGAQILRGFDDESRGHVANAMQARGIAIHCGTDVLRLEKTATGIRAVATDGSEREFDLVLYATGRRPNSTCLGLEDLGVKFGRNGQIIVDEWSQTAVPSIYAVGDVTDRVNLTPVAIREGHAFADTVFRGVPTKFDHDLIPSAIFTQPELGSVGLSEEAARDLEPIEVYSAAFRPMRTLFAGRQDRVLMKLIVSQATRKVLGCHIVAPDAGEFIQLAAIAIRMGATKEDFDRTVAVHPTLSEELVTMRKPSRRT; this is encoded by the coding sequence ATGAGTTTCGACACCGATCTTTTCGTCATTGGCGGCGGCTCGGGCGGCGTGCGTGCCGCCCGCATTGCCGCTGCCGAAGGCGGTGCCCGCGTCATGCTGGCCGAAGAAAGCCGCATGGGCGGCACCTGCGTCATCCGGGGCTGCGTGCCCAAGAAACTGATGGTCTTCGCCTCCGCCTTCCCCGAAATGGTGGAAGACGCGAATGCCTATGGCTGGCGGGTGAAATCCGAAGGCTTCGATTGGCCGCGCTTCCGCACCTCGCTTGAGGCAGAACTGGACCGCCTTGAAAACGCCTATCGCTCCACCCTTTTGAACGCAGGCGTCACCATCCACGACACCCGCGCCACCGTCATTGACCCCCATACCGTCCGCCTTGCCACGGGCGATACGATCACCACCAAACACATCTTGATCGCGACAGGCGGCTGGCCCTTTGTCCCGGATATCCCGGGCAAGGAACTGGCCATCACCTCCAACGACATCTTCCACCTCGACAGCCTGCCCAAGCGGGCGCTGGTGGTGGGCGGCGGCTATATCGCGTCGGAATTCGCCTGCATCCTGCATGGGCTGGGGGTCGAGGTCGCGCAATATTACCGCGGCGCGCAGATCCTGCGGGGCTTTGACGATGAATCCCGTGGCCATGTCGCCAATGCCATGCAGGCGCGCGGCATCGCCATCCATTGCGGCACCGATGTGCTGCGGCTGGAAAAGACCGCAACCGGCATCCGCGCCGTCGCCACCGATGGCAGCGAACGGGAATTCGACCTCGTCCTTTACGCCACGGGTCGCAGGCCCAATTCCACATGCCTCGGCCTTGAAGACCTCGGCGTGAAATTTGGCCGCAACGGCCAGATCATCGTGGATGAATGGTCGCAAACCGCTGTCCCGTCGATCTACGCCGTGGGCGACGTGACAGACCGTGTCAACCTCACCCCCGTCGCCATCCGGGAAGGCCATGCCTTCGCCGATACCGTTTTCCGGGGCGTGCCGACAAAGTTCGACCACGACCTGATCCCCTCCGCCATCTTCACCCAGCCCGAACTCGGCAGCGTCGGCCTGTCGGAAGAGGCCGCGCGCGACCTCGAACCGATCGAGGTTTACTCTGCCGCCTTTCGCCCCATGCGCACGCTTTTCGCAGGACGGCAGGATCGGGTGTTGATGAAACTCATCGTCAGCCAAGCCACGCGTAAGGTTCTGGGCTGCCACATCGTCGCGCCTGACGCTGGGGAATTCATTCAACTCGCCGCCATCGCGATCCGCATGGGGGCCACAAAAGAAGATTTCGACCGCACCGTCGCCGTCCATCCCACGCTCTCCGAGGAACTGGTCACGATGCGAAAGCCCAGTCGAAGGACATAG
- the hflC gene encoding protease modulator HflC: protein MKSAILLPIAAILGAAVLSSLFIVDEREKALVLQFGQVKQVKEDPGLGFKIPLIQEVVRYDGRILGLPTTPVEVTMLDDRRLVVDAFARWRITDLVEFREAVGVGGELQALRRLEGIINPAIQQVLGSVNSNRVLSEDRTALMNQIRDIARAQASNLGIEVIDVRLTRTDLPDQNLEATFARMRAEREREAADEIARGGEAAQRVRAAADRTVVELTSDARRQADVIRGEADAERNGIYAEAFGRDPEFFAFTRSLTSYERALQPGNSSIVMQPDSEFFDYLRSDSGPGVAVPAP from the coding sequence ATGAAAAGCGCGATCCTTCTTCCCATCGCAGCCATCCTCGGCGCGGCCGTCCTGTCTTCGCTCTTCATCGTCGATGAACGCGAAAAGGCACTGGTGCTGCAATTCGGTCAGGTCAAGCAGGTGAAGGAAGACCCCGGTCTGGGCTTCAAGATCCCGCTCATTCAGGAAGTGGTGCGCTATGACGGCCGCATCCTCGGCCTGCCCACGACCCCGGTCGAAGTCACCATGCTGGACGACCGCCGCCTTGTCGTTGATGCCTTCGCCCGCTGGCGCATCACCGATCTCGTGGAATTCCGCGAGGCCGTGGGTGTGGGCGGCGAATTGCAGGCGCTGCGGCGTCTGGAAGGCATCATCAACCCGGCGATCCAGCAGGTTCTGGGTTCGGTCAACTCGAACCGCGTCCTGTCGGAAGACCGCACCGCACTGATGAACCAGATCCGCGACATCGCCCGCGCCCAGGCTTCCAACCTGGGGATCGAGGTGATCGACGTGCGCCTCACCCGCACCGACCTGCCCGACCAGAACCTCGAGGCGACCTTCGCCCGGATGCGGGCCGAACGGGAACGCGAGGCTGCGGATGAAATCGCCCGCGGTGGCGAAGCGGCGCAGCGCGTCCGCGCCGCCGCCGACCGGACGGTGGTCGAACTCACCTCCGACGCGCGCCGTCAGGCCGATGTCATCCGAGGCGAGGCAGATGCCGAACGCAACGGCATCTATGCCGAAGCTTTCGGTCGCGATCCGGAATTCTTCGCCTTCACACGCTCGCTCACATCCTATGAACGGGCGCTGCAACCGGGCAATTCCTCCATCGTCATGCAGCCGGACAGCGAATTCTTCGATTACCTCCGCTCTGACTCCGGGCCGGGCGTCGCCGTTCCGGCGCCATGA
- the hflK gene encoding FtsH protease activity modulator HflK has product MAGSGGPWGGGGGPGDDDRNNGGRGGDDRRNGNRRPGEGGPQIPEIDEIMKKGQEQLRVLMGGKNRGGFNGGGGGGGRDPGGPMITKQGIMLGALAAVGLWAFMSFYTVRPEERSVELFLGEFSAVGNPGLNFAPWPIISAEIVSVTGERTTEIGAVGDGGIGDGLMLTRDQNIVDIGFQVVWNVSDPAAFLFNLADPDDTIRAVSESAMRDIIARSELSPILNRDRGVIASDLQTAVQGTLDSYNAGINVIRVNLQRAAPPREVIDAFREVQAAQQERERLQNEADAYANRVTAGARGEAARLLEEAEAYRAQVVNVAQGEASRFLSVYEEYVKAPDVTRRRMYLETMEKVFGGMNKVILDGVADGEGGSQGVVPFLPLNELNRMAPAQGAAATGASN; this is encoded by the coding sequence ATGGCAGGAAGCGGAGGTCCGTGGGGCGGCGGTGGCGGCCCCGGCGATGACGACCGGAACAATGGCGGGCGGGGCGGCGATGATCGCCGCAACGGCAACCGCAGGCCGGGCGAAGGCGGCCCGCAGATCCCCGAGATCGACGAGATCATGAAAAAGGGGCAGGAACAGCTGCGCGTCCTCATGGGCGGCAAGAATCGCGGCGGTTTCAATGGCGGCGGCGGCGGCGGCGGGCGTGATCCCGGCGGCCCGATGATCACCAAGCAGGGTATCATGCTGGGTGCGCTGGCAGCCGTGGGTCTCTGGGCCTTCATGTCCTTCTACACGGTCCGCCCGGAAGAACGCTCTGTCGAACTCTTCCTCGGCGAATTTTCCGCCGTCGGCAATCCGGGTCTGAACTTCGCGCCTTGGCCCATCATTTCGGCCGAGATCGTGTCGGTGACAGGCGAACGCACCACCGAAATCGGTGCCGTGGGCGATGGCGGCATAGGCGATGGCCTGATGCTGACGCGCGACCAGAACATCGTCGATATCGGCTTTCAGGTGGTTTGGAACGTCTCCGATCCGGCGGCCTTCCTCTTCAACCTTGCCGATCCCGATGACACGATCCGCGCCGTTTCGGAATCGGCCATGCGCGACATCATCGCCCGGTCGGAACTTTCGCCCATCCTCAACCGTGACCGGGGCGTCATCGCCTCCGATCTTCAAACCGCGGTTCAGGGCACGCTCGACAGCTATAACGCCGGGATCAACGTGATCCGCGTCAACCTGCAGCGGGCCGCGCCGCCGCGCGAGGTGATCGACGCCTTCCGCGAGGTGCAGGCCGCCCAGCAGGAACGCGAACGCCTCCAGAACGAGGCGGATGCCTATGCCAACCGCGTCACCGCCGGCGCACGGGGTGAAGCCGCCCGCCTGCTGGAAGAGGCCGAAGCCTACCGCGCGCAGGTCGTCAACGTGGCACAGGGTGAAGCATCTCGCTTCCTGTCGGTCTACGAAGAATATGTGAAGGCGCCGGATGTCACCCGCCGCCGCATGTATCTGGAAACCATGGAAAAAGTCTTTGGCGGCATGAACAAGGTTATCCTTGACGGGGTGGCCGACGGTGAAGGCGGCAGTCAGGGCGTCGTGCCCTTCCTTCCGCTCAATGAACTCAACCGCATGGCCCCCGCCCAAGGTGCCGCCGCGACGGGAGCGAGCAACTGA
- a CDS encoding DMT family transporter → MSRQPDRIFPGIVLMLAFCALAPLLDVSSKLAAENGIPVGQITTARFVVQGALMLPVVLWMGLAWGVSARVLGFVFLRAVFLILSTFSFVSGIAVMPVADALAIAFVEPFVLLILGRLIFGDEVGPRRIAASAVGFGGALLVIQPSIAAFGYVALWPLGTAFFFAFYMLVTRAMSAYMHPVTMQMHTSLAGAAICVPLMLMFDGTGWAQLDPVMPAGLNWLWLFGVGFWAGVSHMCMTYALKFAPSATLAPLHYSEIVAAVALGYLIFGDFPNPMTWAGIAVIVSSGLYVIHRERISAKAKRAAAASLPPEAI, encoded by the coding sequence ATGAGCCGACAGCCTGACCGCATCTTTCCCGGCATCGTTCTGATGCTTGCCTTCTGTGCGCTTGCGCCTTTGCTTGACGTATCGTCCAAGCTGGCGGCGGAAAACGGCATTCCGGTGGGCCAGATCACCACAGCGCGGTTCGTGGTGCAGGGGGCCTTGATGCTGCCTGTGGTGCTGTGGATGGGGCTGGCTTGGGGCGTGTCGGCGCGGGTCTTGGGCTTTGTCTTTCTGCGGGCGGTGTTCCTGATCCTGTCCACGTTCTCTTTCGTGTCGGGGATCGCGGTGATGCCGGTGGCCGATGCGCTGGCCATCGCTTTTGTAGAGCCGTTTGTGCTGCTGATCCTTGGTCGGCTTATCTTTGGCGATGAGGTGGGGCCGCGCCGGATCGCGGCGAGTGCGGTGGGCTTTGGCGGGGCGCTTTTGGTGATCCAGCCTTCGATCGCCGCATTTGGCTATGTGGCGCTGTGGCCTTTGGGGACGGCGTTCTTCTTTGCCTTCTACATGCTGGTGACGCGGGCCATGTCGGCCTACATGCACCCCGTCACGATGCAGATGCATACCTCGCTGGCCGGGGCGGCGATCTGCGTGCCGCTGATGCTGATGTTTGATGGCACGGGCTGGGCGCAGTTGGACCCGGTGATGCCTGCGGGGCTGAATTGGCTGTGGCTGTTCGGCGTGGGGTTCTGGGCGGGCGTCAGCCATATGTGCATGACCTATGCGCTGAAATTCGCGCCATCGGCCACGCTGGCCCCGCTGCACTATTCCGAAATCGTGGCGGCGGTGGCGCTGGGCTATCTTATCTTTGGCGACTTCCCCAACCCAATGACCTGGGCCGGGATTGCGGTGATCGTGTCGTCAGGCCTTTATGTCATCCACCGGGAACGGATCAGCGCGAAGGCGAAGCGGGCGGCGGCTGCCAGCCTTCCCCCAGAAGCGATCTGA
- the rpiA gene encoding ribose-5-phosphate isomerase RpiA — MPAELSPIDKAKFVAAKRATEFVEDGMKLGLGTGSTAAWMVRCLAERIREEGLRVVGVPTSTRTAELAASLGIPVTSLDDAKWLDLTIDGADEFDPQLALIKGGGAALLQEKIVATASDQMIVIADAAKEVSQLGAFPLPVEVIPFGWQTTKALIEETLVSLDVLNRDCTLRMNGDRPLVTDEANYIIDLHLKRIGNPRQLALVLNQIPGVVENGLFIDICDIVVIGHGDGRVTVRDINQGTEGEDFVEFVPSDNIFADME; from the coding sequence ATGCCCGCAGAGCTGTCCCCTATCGACAAGGCGAAATTCGTGGCCGCAAAGCGTGCCACAGAATTCGTCGAGGATGGCATGAAGCTGGGCCTCGGCACCGGATCGACGGCTGCATGGATGGTGCGCTGCCTTGCCGAACGCATCCGCGAAGAGGGCCTGCGTGTGGTGGGCGTGCCCACCTCCACCCGCACCGCCGAACTCGCCGCCTCGCTCGGCATTCCCGTCACCTCGCTTGATGATGCCAAATGGCTCGACCTCACCATCGACGGCGCGGATGAATTCGACCCCCAACTCGCCCTTATCAAGGGCGGTGGCGCGGCGCTCTTGCAGGAAAAGATCGTCGCCACCGCCTCGGACCAGATGATCGTCATCGCCGATGCCGCGAAAGAGGTCAGCCAGCTGGGGGCCTTCCCCCTGCCGGTGGAGGTGATTCCCTTCGGCTGGCAAACGACCAAGGCCCTGATCGAAGAAACGCTGGTCTCGCTTGACGTTCTCAACCGCGATTGCACGCTGCGCATGAACGGCGATCGCCCGCTTGTGACGGATGAGGCGAATTACATCATCGACCTGCACCTCAAGCGCATCGGCAACCCGCGCCAATTGGCGCTCGTGCTGAACCAGATCCCCGGCGTGGTGGAAAACGGCCTTTTCATCGACATCTGCGATATCGTGGTGATCGGCCATGGCGATGGCCGCGTCACCGTGCGCGACATCAATCAAGGCACCGAGGGCGAGGATTTCGTCGAATTCGTCCCCTCCGACAACATCTTCGCGGATATGGAATGA